A genomic segment from Spinacia oleracea cultivar Varoflay chromosome 3, BTI_SOV_V1, whole genome shotgun sequence encodes:
- the LOC110782368 gene encoding disease resistance protein RGA2 → MDIVGTTLCTAQTLLAALQCSELQEILSIFGYKSQLDDLQRTVSAINAVLLDAEAKQELSHEAKHWLEELRAAVFEADDLLDEFVTLAEQKQLMEAGGSLSRKVCRFFSDSNQLGVAYRMSRGVKKIKKKLDAIAYNTQFSFRLDPEPIRKIRPETCSYVDAGEIIGRKGDLENIVGMMLDSDVQRDVSVLTIVGIGGLGKTALAQLVHNDPRVKTAFPLRLWTCVSDQDQKQLDVKEILGKILASATGQSQGNSTKDQVQKQLRDALAGKKYLLVLDDVWSEKRDQWLALAGFLTGGERGSWIVVTTRSLGTAGIIDNGITYKLQGLSEENSWCLFERMAFGLQSSNPLEDMVKIGLEIVKGCARVPLAIRVVGSLLYGQDMSKWQSFRDFGLANLRESQNDIMPVLKLSYHNLESPLKSCFSYCALFPKDHRIYKDMVISLWMSQGYIIPFDDGQSIEDAGEEYISILLRRCFFQDVNKDINGDIWSFKIHDLMHDIAQSVTKKEICAANTLGGNMDNKLRHLSVTRSRSGIAGNSLHKSDKTHIRTYLCVGRWRQIVPMERFSVEALLANCTRLRALDLTRLYIKIFPESIGQLLHLRYLDLSGNGRLEVLPKSITKLYNLQTLMLDRCSELKELPKDLSRLVKLRALSMSGCDRITCMPKGMGKLTRLRSLSNFIVGSEGNCSSSKQWFDGLKDLEALNNLKGDLNIKFQWPKNATNVVNVDRRTGGLYLRNKEPLKSLWFDFCYSKVDGDVDTEEGRRLMEELRPHSKLKELLVMRYRGIKMPSWTTLLPNLVHVHLLDCEELGYLPCLGNLCHLKYLALEGLTNLEYIEISPSVFNSTPGLGCAEGISFFVSLKTLDLRYLPKFKGWAGVGAGDDLLFLDECENIQLQLRLCLSQLKNLIIDLCPKLMCMPSCPGLEDLYLGKFNKRLQMIKTCFKKYEKLGEVPRSSVFCHDLSCPSPSKSLCDHEKSSSNSIIVPVPTLRKVSIDNVAWLNSLPMEAFQGLKSLTIRQGQLDESIGEALESLEEVEDVFRNCSSSLQTLEIISCNKLRSMSGGLEHLIALKELPIIYCPNVRLSEEREDAPWRSLHHSLRSLRFESLPQLASLPNWMQSLAALEYLRIDKCKTMESIPNWMSKLTSLSRLDLWHCSESLEKDVKKTPLGRIGPTFSTSGT, encoded by the coding sequence ATGGATATTGTTGGCACAACGCTATGTACTGCTCAAACTCTGCTAGCAGCGCTGCAATGTTCGGAGCTGCAAGAAATTCTTTCAATCTTTGGCTACAAATCCCAACTTGATGATCTCCAACGCACCGTCTCTGCCATCAATGCTGTCCTTCTTGATGCAGAGGCCAAGCAGGAACTCTCCCATGAAGCAAAGCATTGGCTGGAGGAGCTTAGAGCTGCGGTCTTTGAAGCAGATGATCTGTTAGACGAGTTTGTTACTCTCGCCGAGCAGAAGCAACTCATGGAGGCTGGTGGGAGTCTCTCTAGAAAGGTGTGTCGTTTCTTTTCTGATTCCAACCAACTAGGCGTCGCTTACAGGATGTCTAGAGGGGTTAAGAAGATCAAGAAGAAACTGGATGCTATTGCTTACAATACTCAGTTTAGCTTTAGGCTTGATCCCGAGCCTATACGGAAGATAAGGCCCGAGACCTGTTCTTATGTGGATGCAGGTGAGATCATTGGAAGAAAGGGTGACTTGGAGAACATTGTTGGTATGATGCTCGATTCTGACGTGCAACGCGATGTATCTGTTCTCACGATTGTGGGAATTGGCGGGTTGGGCAAAACAGCTCTTGCTCAACTTGTGCATAACGATCCAAGGGTTAAAACTGCTTTTCCGTTGAGGTTGTGGACTTGTGTCTCTGATCAAGATCAGAAGCAATTAGATGTAAAAGAAATTCTTGGTAAGATTTTGGCTTCAGCTACTGGACAATCTCAAGGAAACTCCACCAAGGATCAGGTACAAAAACAACTACGCGATGCACTGGCAGGCAAGAAATACTTGCTTGTTTTAGACGACGTATGGTCTGAGAAGCGTGATCAGTGGCTTGCCCTGGCAGGTTTCTTAACTGGAGGTGAACGAGGAAGCTGGATTGTGGTAACAACGCGTTCACTAGGGACAGCTGGAATTATAGATAATGGTATAACATACAAGCTTCAAGGCTTGTCAGAGGAGAATTCTTGGTGCTTATTTGAAAGGATGGCTTTTGGATTACAGTCGTCTAACCCTCTTGAAGACATGGTCAAGATTGGACTAGAGATTGTTAAAGGATGTGCTCGAGTCCCTCTTGCTATAAGAGTGGTAGGAAGTCTCTTATATGGTCAAGACATGAGTAAGTGGCAATCATTTCGAGATTTTGGTTTAGCCAACCTCAGAGAGAGCCAGAATGACATCATGCCTGTATTGAAGCTGAGTTATCATAATCTCGAGTCTCCACTGAAAAGTTGCTTCAGTTATTGTGCGTTGTTTCCTAAGGATCACCGGATATACAAGGATATGGTAATAAGCCTTTGGATGTCACAAGGCTATATTATCCCTTTCGATGATGGTCAAAGCATAGAAGATGCTGGTGAGGAATATATTTCAATTTTGTTGCGAAGATGTTTTTTCCAAGACGTAAACAAAGACATAAATGGTGATATTTGGAGTTTTAAGATACATGATCTCATGCACGACATTGCGCAATCTGTAACCAAAAAAGAAATCTGTGCAGCAAATACCTTAGGCGGCAACATGGATAATAAACTTCGTCATCTGTCTGTTACTAGAAGCAGAAGCGGAATTGCAGGAAACTCGTTACATAAGAGTGATAAGACCCATATTCGAACTTATCTTTGTGTCGGCCGCTGGCGTCAAATTGTTCCGATGGAGAGGTTCTCCGTGGAAGCATTATTAGCTAATTGCACGCGCCTAAGGGCATTGGATCTGACTCGTTTATATATCAAAATATTTCCAGAATCAATAGGCCAACTGTTGCATTTGAGGTATTTAGATCTCTCAGGGAACGGAAGGTTAGAAGTGCTTCCTAAGTCAATTACAAAACTATACAATTTACAAACCTTAATGTTAGATAGATGTTCTGAATTGAAAGAGTTGCCAAAAGATTTGAGCAGGCTGGTGAAGCTGAGGGCCTTGTCTATGTCGGGTTGCGATAGAATAACTTGTATGCCGAAGGGGATGGGTAAATTGACTCGCCTTCGCAGTCTAAGCAATTTTATAGTGGGTAGTGAAGGGAATTGTTCAAGTTCGAAGCAGTGGTTTGATGGGCTGAAAGATCTAGAGGCTCTAAACAACCTGAAAGGTGATCTTAACATTAAATTTCAGTGGCCTAAAAATGCTACAAATGTTGTTAACGTAGACAGAAGAACTGGAGGATTATACCTAAGGAATAAAGAACCTCTTAAGAGCCTTTGGTTTGATTTCTGTTACAGCAAGGTCGATGGAGATGTGGATACTGAGGAAGGAAGAAGATTAATGGAAGAGCTGCGACCGCATTCTAAGCTCAAGGAGCTATTGGTGATGAGGTACCGTGGTATCAAAATGCCTAGTTGGACTACTCTTCTTCCAAATCTTGTTCATGTTCATCTTTTAGATTGTGAGGAGTTGGGGTACCTTCCATGTTTGGGAAACTTGTGCCATCTCAAATACCTCGCACTTGAGGGTTTGACAAATTTAGAGTACATAGAAATTAGTCCATCAGTTTTCAATTCAACACCGGGATTGGGGTGTGCTGAAGGCATATCATTTTTTGTCTCCCTCAAAACCCTTGACTTAAGATATTTGCCAAAGTTTAAAGGGTGGGCAGGGGTAGGCGCGGGAGATGATCTTCTGTTCCTTGATGAGTGTGAAAACATACAATTGCAATTGCGACTATGTCTTTCCCAATTGAAGAATCTGATAATAGATCTGTGCCCGAAGTTGATGTGTATGCCATCCTGTCCTGGTTTGGAGGACCTATATTTAGGGAAATTCAATAAAAGGCTGCAAATGATAAAAACTTGTTTCAAAAAATATGAGAAATTAGGAGAGGTTCCTCGCTCGTCTGTGTTCTGTCATGACCTATCTTGCCCATCTCCATCGAAGTCATTGTGTGATCATGAAAAATCGAGTAGTAATAGTATTATTGTTCCTGTTCCTACATTAAGGAAGGTAAGTATAGACAATGTGGCGTGGTTAAATTCACTGCCTATGGAGGCTTTTCAGGGTCTTAAAAGCCTGACTATACGCCAGGGGCAATTAGATGAAAGCATTGGAGAGGCGTTGGAGAGCTTGGAAGAAGTTGAGGATGTGTTCAGAAATTGCTCGTCTTCTCTGCAAACATTGGAAATTATTAGCTGCAACAAACTAAGGAGTATGTCTGGAGGATTGGAGCATCTCATTGCTTTAAAGGAGTTACCGATAATCTACTGTCCTAATGTGAGGCTATCAGAAGAGAGAGAGGATGCACCATGGCGATCTCTTCACCACTCCCTCCGCTCCTTGAGATTTGAGAGTCTCCCACAGCTAGCGAGTCTTCCCAATTGGATGCAATCCTTGGCCGCCCTCGAATACCTACGTATAGACAAATGCAAAACAATGGAATCAATCCCGAATTGGATGTCGAAACTCACCTCTCTCAGCAGACTCgatctttggcattgttcagAAAGCCTGGAGAAAGATGTCAAAAAGACCCCCCTGGGGAGGATTGGCCCTACATTCAGCACATCAGGGACATAA